The genomic window CTTTGCCCCCTCCGCCGGTCGTGAGTCAGACAACTCCAAGCCCCGCAACTTCTTCGGTTCAGGCAAACCCGGAACCAGCCCCGCCCAAAGAAGCCACTTCTACTCCTCCGGAGCCAACTCCTGCCCCAGTGGCGCCCCCGAGCCAAGTTGCTCCTGCGCCCCAGGAGAATACTGCCCCACCCGCAGAGCCAGCGGTTGCCACGCCAAGCACGGGTAAAATTCTTTTTTACGAGATACAGATTTCTGGCGGGACCGGAGCCACGAAGCATGATTTCATCCGAATTTATAATCCAAACGGGTTTAATGTGGATATAAGCGGATGGAAATTAAAAAAGAAAAGTAATAGCGGAACAGAGTCTTCTGTTAAAGTTATCCCAGGCGGTACGGCGCTCGTTCCCGGCGGAACTTTGATGTGGGCAAACAGTGAAGATGGTTTTGCCACAACGATTGGAGCGCAACTTTCCACCACCGTCACAATCTCCGCGGACAACAGCATCGCCCTTTTCGATTCAAGCGGAAACATTATAGATTCTGTGGCCTGGGGCGATGGAGCGAATCAATATATAGAGGGGGCGCCTTACCCGACAAACCCGGAAGGCGGGCAGATACTCCGCCGAAAGACGGACGGCCAGGTTTTGAAGGATACCGACAACAACGCTACGGATTTTTCGGTTTAGGAATATTCTGCTTTGCCAGGGTTTTTCGCTAGGTAGCAGGATTATTTGCTCTTGTTGGTTCAGCGATTTGCGAACAAAAAGTAAGCGACAACGCTGGAGGCTATCAAGATAGCAACAATCCCAATTATCAGCCAAATTTTATTACCGGAGGGTTTGACCGGTGGCGGAGTTGGGGCGGAATGCTGCGCCACTATCCTGTCTGTCTGGACATCAACGGATTGATTCGCCGTTTGCGCCACGGGTCCTGCCCCCTCTGCCGGTTTTGTGAATTGTTGCGCGTCTTCCAAGGCTGCCCGTTCTTCGTTTGCCTTAACAACAGCGAACACATTCGCGATTTCCGCCGGACTACGGCCCATGTTGAGCAGAGCGGTATGAATTGCGTCTTCCGACAGGCCGTTTAGTTTGCCTTCGACTACGAAACGGAATAAATCTACGTTCATATGTAGATTATACCCTAGTTTCGCGCGTGTTATAATTAGGAAATCTAAAACCCCCGCACCTAACGAAGAATTTTATTGATTTTTTTTATCTTTATTTTCCTTTTGGAAGCATGTAGCGATTGGATTTTGGAATTATCAGTGCTTTGGAAGAAAATAAACAAATCAGGTTCTTCGTTAGGTGATGGGGTAAAGGTCGGATAGTATAGAACTAATAAAATGGTTTCACAAAGTTGGTTTGATATTTTGGGAGGTTCGCTCCAAAACCTTTGGCTCGGGGTAGCCGGGTTTATGCCGAATTTTATTTTGGCAATAGTGGTGTTCGTTATCGGCCTGATTGTTGCCTCGCTTGTCGGGACGGTAGTGGAAAAAGTTTTTGAGTCCATAAAGCTGGACAGCTTAATCCAGAAGCTCGGGTTGGGGCCCTATTTTGAGCGGGCCGGCATAGAGCTTAAGAGCGCGCATTTTTTGGGCAGGGTTTTCTACTGGTTTATTCTTACCGCGTTTATCCTGGCTGTCGCCGACAGCTTAAGGCTGTTTGCCCTGTCTTCGTTCCTTAGGGATGTGCTTACCTATATTCCGAACGTGATTGTCGCGGCCTTGATTTTGCTTTCCTCGGTGGTGGTTGGGAATTTGGCGAGAAAGCTTATGACCGCGTCGGTTATGGGCGCCAAGCTTCACGCCGCGAAGTTTTTGGGGGCGCTCGTCTGGTGGGCGATAGTGACTTTCGGTTTCTTTACCGCGTTAAGCCAGCTTGGCATCGCAATCGCGATAATCCAAGCCCTTATTACCGGCTTTATCGCAATGCTCGCGCTTGCCGGAGGCTTGGCTTTCGGTTTGGGCGGTCGTGAATATGCCGCGCATCTTTTGGCGAAGCTGAAGAATGCTACTGAGAGTGAGTAGCCCCGACGCAAGGTCGGGGTTCCGACTTTCGTTTTGCGAAACGTCGGAAAATCTAGAATGTAGTAGTTGAATCTGCTACAATTATAAAAATCGTCCGCCGAGATCTGCTTTGGGTGTGTGCCGCTTTAACGTGTGAGGCGTTTAAGCGAGCCTCGCTCCTCTATAAAGAGGAACGAGAAGCGCCAAGAGCAGATGGAAGCGGGCGATTTTTTTGTTTGCAAAAGTTTTCGTTATTGCTAAGCTATATTTAGCAAAAGTGAAAGGAGACAAAATGTCTTCTTTAAAAATTGAACAGGGCCGGAAGATTCTCGGAATGATTGGCGACAAATCCGTCTCAGACGACGCAATCTACGACGCTTTCGTTGACTACACGAAAGACCGCTTTGACGGGCAGGGCGAACTGATTATTCCGACCCCCGAGGAAATTGATTTTGTTGAATATCTTGGAGGCGTTGCTCGCGCGGAAAGGCCCGAAGTTATGGAACGGCTTAGGAAATTTATTTCGGAAATGCACAAGGATTGCTGCGGACCGTTCGGACCATTTTGAGCGATACAATGCCCCTTATAATGGGGCATTTTCTTTTATAATGGAGCCCTTGACGAGTCAAAGGGTCTTCCTATATACTCATCCTTACGAATGAGAATCCAGAAAAAACCAATGAACCAAGCGGATTGAGCCCGTCATTTTGACGTAGAGCCAAAGCCGCTTGTCTCAGGCGGTTTTTTCGTATGACAGAAGGACTGATTTTTGAAAATTGAAGTACGTAATAAACAGGTAAGAAGCATTACCCGCACGCTTATTTCAATTTTAGGCGCGCGGGAGAATAAACCAGCATTGGGATGGCTGGCATAAGGGCGAATGGTGGATGCCTAGACATCAAAAGGCGATGAAGGACGCAGCGTAGCGGCGATACGCCTCGGGAAGGTGCGTAGCAACCGATGATCCGGGGATTTCCGAATGGGGCAACCCAATTGAGTAAACCTCAATTACCTTGGCGCAAGCTAAGGTGCGAACCTAGGGAAGTAAAACATTTCAGTACCTAGAGGAATAAAAAACAAAATTCGTTCTCTGTTTACAGAGAACCATACCCTGAGTAGCGGCGAGCGAAACGGGCATAGCCTAAACCAGAAGTTTTTCGCAAGATTAGTTTTTGGGGTTACAAGAATTAGACACTGGATTTAACCGGTGGGCAGAACTCTAGTGCCCAGCGGTTAGGTCTAAGGGAAAGTTACAAAATCGTTTGTTAGTCGAATTTGCTGGAAAGCAAAGCCAGAGCGGGTGATAGCCCCGTAGACGAAAACATACGAACTTTTTAGTCTTTTTTCTTAAGTACTTC from bacterium includes these protein-coding regions:
- a CDS encoding lamin tail domain-containing protein, with protein sequence LPPPPVVSQTTPSPATSSVQANPEPAPPKEATSTPPEPTPAPVAPPSQVAPAPQENTAPPAEPAVATPSTGKILFYEIQISGGTGATKHDFIRIYNPNGFNVDISGWKLKKKSNSGTESSVKVIPGGTALVPGGTLMWANSEDGFATTIGAQLSTTVTISADNSIALFDSSGNIIDSVAWGDGANQYIEGAPYPTNPEGGQILRRKTDGQVLKDTDNNATDFSV